Below is a window of Pseudomonadota bacterium DNA.
GAAGGTTTCGAATTTCGAAAGCGAGGGTGCGGCCAATTGAACATCGCCTTGCAGCAACGCTTCGAGTACGTCGTTATCGTCGTACAGCTCGGAATTCGGGTACACCTCCATGCACGCCTTGCCGTCCATCTCGCGATTGACGCGTTGTTTCAGTAGCTCGGCGGCGATGCCTTTCGGGTTTTTTTCCGTGTTTGTGACGTGGCTGAATCGAATGCGGATCTCACCGCTCTGGCAGTCGGCGGCGTTCGCCTGGCCGGGCAGGCTCGCTGTGATCGCAGCGGCGATGATGAGGGCGCGGTGAAGCATATTCAGTCTCAGTGTGCCTAGCCAGTTGGCGCTCAATGGCACTGTGCTGACGGAGTGTGAATTGTTGTGCAGCCTGCTCCAGCGCGTCCAGCACATTCATGGGTGGATTCTGACCCCTCTTGCGCCAGACGGTGTGCGGTTAGTCGGACAAGTGCCGTTCGGGGACGGACACGGCGGGGTTCAGGACTGAAACGAATCCCGGCGCAGCTTGTGTCGCGTCATTTTGTCGTAGAGGGTTTTGCGCGGAACATCGAGGTCGAGCATGGTGCGCTTGATCGAACCCCGGTTGTGCGAGAGGGCGGCTTCTATCAGGTCCTTTTCAAAGGCGGCCACCTGCGCCGACAAGCTGTTCTTGCGGGTTTGGCCTTCAGGTTGGTCATTGAACACGGCGAGGCCAGCCGCGAGGCGGTTGGCGGCACTTTGCAGCTCTCGCACGTTGCCGGGCCAGTCGTGACTCAGCAAATCGCTCATCAGGCTCGGTGAGACCTCGGTGGTGTTGCTCGACTGCTGCCGGAGGAAGTGTTCAAACAGAATCACCGGGTCCGCTGCTCGTTCGCGCAACGGCGGTACGGTCAGGACTGCGCCGTTGAGGCGGTAGTAGAGGTCGCTGCGGAAGGTGCCCTCGTCGACGAGGCTCGACAAGTCGGCTTTCGTGGTCGCGAGAATGCGGATATCGAGTGCGACCTCGGTGTTGCCGTTGACGCGCTCGAGCGTGCGTTCTTGTAACACCCTCAACAAGCGCACCTGCATCGAGAACGGCATGCTCTCAATCTCATCGAGCAGCAGTGTGCCGCCATTGGCCTGTTCGAAGCGGCCGGGTTTGACAACCGTCTCCCCCGAGGCGAGCAGGGTTTCGGTGCCGAACAGCACGTCAACGCCGTTACCGTCATCGAGCAGTCCGCAGTTCACCGCGACAAAGGGCGCCTCGCGACGCGCGGAGACCCGGGTCAGGGCTTGCGCAACCAGTTCCTTGCCTGTGCCAGTCTCGCCAGTAATCAGAACATCGACACCGGCAGAGCCGATGCTGAGGATGCTGCGGCGCAGCGAGACCATGACATCGGAACTGCCAATGATGTGGTGTGGGAGGTCGTCGCGCATTTCGAGCTGGCGCGCGAGGTTGCGGCGTTCGAGTTCGGTGCGCCGCGCAGACAGCGCCCGTCCGACATCGCGCAGAAAGTCGTCG
It encodes the following:
- a CDS encoding sigma-54 dependent transcriptional regulator; the protein is MITTADIAIIDDDVDFSASLAQLLEVSGYAVECFRSPHDGLSALPRDFPGVVVLDVRMPRLAGTDVLIQLLERDPTLPVIHVTGHGDIPMAVNALKEGAYGFFTKPLQTDDFLRDVGRALSARRTELERRNLARQLEMRDDLPHHIIGSSDVMVSLRRSILSIGSAGVDVLITGETGTGKELVAQALTRVSARREAPFVAVNCGLLDDGNGVDVLFGTETLLASGETVVKPGRFEQANGGTLLLDEIESMPFSMQVRLLRVLQERTLERVNGNTEVALDIRILATTKADLSSLVDEGTFRSDLYYRLNGAVLTVPPLRERAADPVILFEHFLRQQSSNTTEVSPSLMSDLLSHDWPGNVRELQSAANRLAAGLAVFNDQPEGQTRKNSLSAQVAAFEKDLIEAALSHNRGSIKRTMLDLDVPRKTLYDKMTRHKLRRDSFQS